The following are encoded in a window of Pseudalgibacter alginicilyticus genomic DNA:
- a CDS encoding enoyl-ACP reductase FabI, giving the protein MSYNLLKGKKGIIFGALDENSIAWKTAERVHEEGGTFVLTNAPVAMRMGQINELAEKTGSQIIPADATSVEDLQNLVEKSMEILGGKIDFVLHSIGMSINVRKGNHYTNQNYDWTQKGTDVSAMSFHKVMQTLYKADAMNEWGSIVALSYMAAQRVFPDYNDMADNKAYLESVARSFGYFFGRDKKVRVNTISQSPTPTTAGSGVKGFDGFIAYADKMSPLGNATALDCANYTVSLFSDLTKRVTLQNLFHDGGFSNMGVSTAVMETFMKEE; this is encoded by the coding sequence ATGTCATATAATTTATTAAAAGGAAAAAAAGGAATCATTTTTGGAGCATTGGATGAAAATTCAATTGCTTGGAAAACTGCCGAACGTGTTCATGAAGAGGGCGGTACATTTGTTTTAACCAATGCACCGGTAGCGATGCGAATGGGACAAATTAATGAATTGGCTGAAAAAACAGGTTCTCAAATTATTCCTGCAGATGCTACTTCTGTTGAAGATTTACAGAATTTAGTTGAAAAATCTATGGAGATTTTAGGTGGAAAAATTGATTTTGTATTACATTCTATAGGAATGTCTATTAATGTTAGAAAAGGCAATCATTATACCAATCAAAATTATGATTGGACTCAAAAAGGAACTGATGTTTCGGCAATGTCTTTCCATAAAGTTATGCAAACACTTTATAAAGCTGATGCAATGAATGAATGGGGAAGCATAGTTGCTTTATCCTATATGGCTGCGCAGCGTGTGTTTCCAGATTATAATGATATGGCTGATAATAAAGCTTATTTAGAAAGCGTAGCCCGTAGTTTTGGATATTTTTTCGGTAGAGATAAAAAAGTAAGAGTCAATACCATTTCACAGTCTCCAACACCAACAACTGCTGGTAGTGGAGTAAAAGGTTTTGATGGGTTTATTGCTTATGCGGATAAAATGTCGCCACTTGGTAACGCTACAGCTTTAGATTGTGCAAACTATACAGTGTCTTTATTTAGTGATTTAACAAAGCGTGTTACTTTGCAAAACTTATTCCATGATGGTGGTTTTAGTAATATGGGAGTAAGTACAGCTGTAATGGAAACGTTTATGAAAGAAGAATAA
- a CDS encoding glycosyltransferase, producing the protein MQLQFSFIIPVFNRPDEVHELLQSFEALKTNVEYEIVIVEDGSSIPSKSIVEQFNSQLNISYYFKPNSGPGDSRNFGMQKARSNYFIILDSDCILPDNYLTEVVKSLNVEYVDCFGGPDAAHQSFSNIQKAINFSMTSFITTGGIRGNKKSVDEFQPRSFNMGISKTAFMASKGFGVIHPGEDPDLSIRLKKLGFSIKLIPEAFVYHKRRISWSKFYTQVYKFGLVRPILNAWHPETKKITYWFPTLFCLGFILGLVLYFLNFKILFLLYVFYFFAAFILALFSTKSIIVALYSLLAIGIQFLGYGYGFIKATIAVNVLKKVPEKHFPKLFFK; encoded by the coding sequence ATGCAATTACAGTTTTCATTCATTATACCCGTATTTAACCGTCCAGACGAAGTACATGAGCTCTTGCAGAGTTTTGAAGCTTTAAAAACGAATGTGGAATATGAAATAGTGATTGTTGAAGATGGTTCTTCAATTCCGTCAAAAAGTATTGTTGAACAATTCAATTCACAATTAAATATATCTTATTATTTCAAACCCAATTCAGGACCTGGTGATTCTAGAAATTTTGGGATGCAAAAAGCAAGGAGTAATTATTTTATTATTTTAGATAGTGATTGTATACTTCCTGATAATTATTTGACAGAAGTTGTTAAGAGTTTGAATGTTGAATATGTAGATTGTTTTGGAGGTCCAGATGCTGCACATCAATCGTTTTCAAATATTCAAAAAGCCATTAATTTTTCCATGACTTCTTTTATAACCACAGGCGGTATCAGAGGGAATAAAAAGAGTGTAGACGAATTTCAGCCCAGAAGTTTTAATATGGGTATTTCAAAAACAGCCTTTATGGCTTCCAAAGGTTTTGGTGTTATTCATCCAGGAGAAGATCCCGATTTGTCTATCAGATTAAAAAAATTAGGCTTTAGTATTAAGTTAATTCCAGAGGCTTTTGTATATCATAAACGACGTATTTCATGGTCTAAATTCTATACACAAGTTTATAAGTTTGGATTGGTCCGTCCGATATTAAATGCATGGCATCCAGAAACTAAAAAAATCACCTATTGGTTTCCAACCTTGTTTTGTTTGGGTTTTATATTAGGATTGGTATTATACTTTTTGAATTTTAAAATCTTATTTCTGCTGTATGTATTTTATTTTTTCGCAGCTTTTATATTGGCTTTGTTCTCAACCAAAAGCATTATTGTAGCTTTATATTCTTTGTTGGCTATTGGGATACAGTTTTTGGGGTATGGTTATGGCTTTATTAAAGCTACCATAGCAGTAAATGTTTTAAAGAAAGTACCAGAGAAACATTTTCCTAAGTTATTTTTTAAATAG
- a CDS encoding CdaR family protein, with the protein MIKILKSKIIREFEKGKINVFLLFLLLSFTILIFTKLSKQYTNTIVFKINKIHVPDEVVILNDADANLHITLKTHGFGWLKYYLKQPTITIDFAEEVSKTPTKFIWQKSKVYLNNTQFGKQEEILNISPDTLLFNYDNNMVKKVPVILNSNIQFSPGFDVFDDLETNPDSVVVIGAEEIVTKIKHIETELLTLNDVKGEIKKWVALKLPQKNNELKFSDKSVLLKANVERFTEGVLKLPINILNIPEGLSLNYFPKTVNVTFYTSLDNFKGITPKDFKVECDFGNVSQSQSFLVPKLVKEPKAVKNARLNEQRIEFIIKE; encoded by the coding sequence ATGATAAAAATATTAAAATCTAAAATAATTAGGGAGTTTGAGAAAGGTAAAATCAATGTGTTTTTACTGTTTTTACTATTGTCATTTACAATTTTAATTTTTACTAAATTATCAAAGCAATACACCAATACCATTGTTTTTAAGATAAATAAAATTCATGTTCCAGATGAAGTGGTTATTTTAAATGATGCAGATGCTAATCTACATATTACATTAAAAACACATGGATTTGGCTGGCTTAAATATTATTTAAAACAGCCGACAATTACAATTGATTTTGCCGAAGAAGTAAGTAAAACGCCTACTAAATTTATCTGGCAAAAATCAAAAGTTTATTTAAATAATACCCAATTTGGTAAACAGGAAGAAATATTGAACATTTCTCCAGACACTTTATTGTTTAATTACGATAATAATATGGTTAAAAAGGTGCCTGTAATTCTTAATTCGAATATTCAATTTAGTCCTGGATTTGATGTTTTTGATGATTTAGAAACAAACCCCGATTCTGTGGTTGTTATTGGAGCTGAAGAAATAGTCACTAAAATAAAACATATAGAAACAGAATTATTAACATTAAATGACGTTAAAGGAGAAATCAAGAAGTGGGTGGCTTTAAAACTGCCTCAAAAAAACAACGAATTGAAATTTTCAGATAAATCAGTTTTATTAAAAGCAAATGTAGAACGATTTACAGAGGGGGTTTTAAAACTTCCAATTAATATCTTAAATATTCCAGAGGGATTGTCTTTAAATTATTTTCCTAAAACAGTAAATGTAACTTTTTATACTAGTTTGGATAATTTTAAGGGTATAACACCTAAAGATTTTAAAGTGGAGTGTGATTTTGGTAATGTGTCACAATCGCAATCATTTTTAGTTCCAAAATTAGTGAAAGAGCCAAAAGCTGTAAAAAATGCTAGACTGAATGAACAACGAATAGAATTTATTATAA